One segment of Poecile atricapillus isolate bPoeAtr1 chromosome 5, bPoeAtr1.hap1, whole genome shotgun sequence DNA contains the following:
- the NXPH2 gene encoding neurexophilin-2, producing the protein MVPLQPLPLVVVQGVLQLVFCDTSRVVQTADVLDWEDKDAAETLVDNVVHSRIINPLRLFVKPSPVLKHGQVSYSDSIENFWDWLSNITEVQESLARTKRRPIVKTGKFKKMFGWGDFHSNIKTVKLNLLITGKIVDHGNGTFSVYFRHNSTGLGNVSVSLVPPSKVVEFEPSPQSTLETKESKSFNCRIEYEKTDRAKKTALCNFDPSKICYQEQTQSHVSWLCSKPFKVICIYIAFYSVDYKLVQKVCPDYNYHSETPYLSSG; encoded by the coding sequence GTGTTCTGTGACACCAGTCGGGTCGTACAAACCGCGGACGTGCTGGACTGGGAAGACAAGGATGCTGCAGAGACACTGGTGGACAACGTGGTCCATTCCAGGATCATCAACCCTTTACGCCTCTTTGTTAAGCCATCTCCAGTGCTGAAACACGGCCAGGTATCCTACTCAGACAGCATAGAAAACTTTTGGGATTGGTTGTCCAACATCACGGAGGTTCAGGAATCTCTGGCTCGAACTAAACGCAGACCTATAGTAAAAACTGGGAAATTCAAGAAAATGTTTGGATGGGGCGACTTCCACTCCAACATCAAAACTGTAAAGCTGAACCTCCTGATCACGGGGAAAATCGTCGATCACGGCAATGGAACCTTCAGCGTTTATTTCCGACATAACTCCACGGGTCTGGGGAATGTTTCTGTCAGCCTGGTGCCGCCTTCCAAAGTGGTCGAGTTTGAACCATCTCCACAGTCCACGCTGGAGACCAAGGAGTCCAAGTCCTTCAACTGCCGCATCGAGTACGAGAAAACAGACCGCGCTAAAAAAACTGCCTTGTGCAACTTTGACCCTTCCAAGATCTGCTACCAAGAGCAGACCCAAAGCCATGTCTCCTGGttgtgctccaaacccttcaaAGTCATCTGCATTTACATCGCTTTCTACAGCGTAGATTACAAACTGGTGCAGAAGGTCTGTCCCGACTACAACTACCACAGCGAGACACCATACCTGTCCTCCGGCTGA